The proteins below are encoded in one region of Balaenoptera acutorostrata chromosome 11, mBalAcu1.1, whole genome shotgun sequence:
- the GPR162 gene encoding probable G-protein coupled receptor 162 isoform X1 — protein sequence MARGGAGAEEASLRSNALSWLACGLLALLANAWIILSISAKQQKHKPLELLLCFLAGTHILMAAVPLTTFAVVQLRRQASSDYDWNESICKVFVSTYYTLALATCFTVASLSYHRMWMVRWPVNYRLSNAKKQALHAVLGIWMVSFILSTLPSIGWHNNGERYYARGCQFIVSKIGLGFGVCFSLLLLGGIVMGLVCVAITFYQTLWARPRRAQQARRAGAGGGAKGGGPGGLGTRPAFEVPAIVVEDARGKRRSSLDGSESAKTSLQVTNLVSAIVFLYDSLTGVPILVVSFFSLKSDSAPPWMVLAVLWCSMAQTLLLPSFIWSCERYRADVRTVWEQCVAIMSEEDGDDDGGCDDYADGRVCKVRFDANGAAGPGGRDPTQVKLLPGRHMLFPPLERVHYLQVPLSRRLSHDETNIFSTPRAPGSFLHKWSSSDDIRVLPAQSRALGGPPEYLGQRKRLEDEEEEEEAEGGGLASLRQFLEGGVLGSGGGPPRGPGFFREEITTFIDETPLPSPTASPGPSPRRPRPLGVSPRRLSLGSPDSRVVGLPLGLSAGRRCSLTGGEGSARAWGGSWDPGNPIFPQLTL from the exons ATGGctcggggtggggcgggggcagagGAGGCCTCCCTCCGCTCAAACGCGTTGTCCTGGCTGGCCTGCGGGCTCCTGGCACTGCTGGCCAACGCCTGGATCATCCTCAGCATCTCGGCCAAGCAGCAGAAGCACAAGCCGCTGGAGCTGCTGCTCTGCTTCCTGGCAGGCACGCACATCCTCATGGCGGCCGTGCCCCTCACCACCTTCGCTGTGGTGCAGCTCCGGCGCCAGGCCTCCTCCGACTATGACTGGAACGAGAGCATCTGCAAGGTCTTTGTGTCCACCTACTACACGCTGGCCCTGGCCACCTGCTTCACCGTCGCCTCGCTCTCCTACCACCGCATGTGGATGGTGCGTTGGCCCGTCAACTACCGCCTCAGCAACGCCAAGAAGCAGGCGCTGCACGCGGTCCTGGGCATCTGGATGGTCAGCTTCATCCTCTCCACACTGCCCTCCATTGGCTGGCACAACAACGGCGAGCGCTACTACGCCCGCGGCTGCCAGTTCATAGTCTCCAAGATCGGCCTCGGCTTTGGCGTCTGCTTCAGCCTCTTGCTACTTGGGGGCATTGTCATGGGGCTGGTCTGTGTGGCCATCACCTTCTACCAGACGCTGTGGGCCCGGCCCCGGAGGGCTCAACAGGCCCGGAGagcgggggccgggggcggggccaagGGGGGTGGGCCAGGGGGGTTGGGCACCCGGCCAGCCTTTGAGGTGCCGGCCATTGTGGTGGAAGATGCCCGAGGGAAGCGGCGGTCCTCGCTGGATGGGTCCGAGTCGGCCAAGACATCCCTGCAGGTCACCAACTTGGTCAGCGCCATCGTCTTTCTCTATGACTCACTCACAGGGGTGCCCATCTTG GTGGTGAGCTTCTTCTCCCTGAAGTCGGACTCGGCTCCCCCCTGGATGGTGCTGGCTGTGCTGTGGTGCTCCATGGCACAGACGCTGCTGCTGCCTTCCTTCATCTGGTCCTGCGAGCGCTACCGCGCCGACGTGCGCACGGTGTGGGAGCAGTGCGTGGCTATCATGTCCGAGGAGGATGGCGACGACG ATGGGGGCTGCGATGACTATGCAGATGGCCGAGTGTGCAAAGTTCGCTTTGATGCCAACGGGGCCGCGGGACCAGGGGGCAGGGACCCTACCCAAGTGAAGCTGCTTCCTGGAAGGCACATGCTCTTTCCCCCTCTTGAGAGGGTCCACTACTTACAG GTCCCTCTGTCCCGCCGCCTGTCCCACGATGAGACCAACATCTTCTCTACTCCTCGGGCACCTGGCTCCTTCCTGCACAAGTGGTCATCCTCTGATGACATCCGGGTCCTCCCAGCCCAGAGTCGGGCCCTAGGGGGCCCTCCTGAGTACCTGGGACAAAGAAAAAGgctggaggatgaggaggaggaggaggaggctgaagGTGGGGGGCTGGCCAGCCTTCGCCAATTCCTGGAGGGCGGGGTTCTGGGGTCAGGTGGGGGACCCCCACGGGGTCCAGGCTTCTTCCGAGAGGAGATCACCACCTTCATTGACGAGACACCTTTGCCTTCTCCGACGGCCTCGCCAGGGCCCTCTCCTCGCCGGCCCAGGCCGCTGGGAGTCTCACCCCGCCGACTCTCCCTTGGGTCCCCTGATAGCAGAGTCGTTGGACTTCCTTTGGGGCTAAGTGCAGGGCGACGCTGCTCCCTGACAGGAGGTGAGGGGAGTGCAAGAGCCTGGGGAGGATCTTGGGACCCAGGTAATCCCATCTTCCCTCAGCTGACCCTGTGA
- the GPR162 gene encoding probable G-protein coupled receptor 162 isoform X3, with the protein MAAVPLTTFAVVQLRRQASSDYDWNESICKVFVSTYYTLALATCFTVASLSYHRMWMVRWPVNYRLSNAKKQALHAVLGIWMVSFILSTLPSIGWHNNGERYYARGCQFIVSKIGLGFGVCFSLLLLGGIVMGLVCVAITFYQTLWARPRRAQQARRAGAGGGAKGGGPGGLGTRPAFEVPAIVVEDARGKRRSSLDGSESAKTSLQVTNLVSAIVFLYDSLTGVPILVVSFFSLKSDSAPPWMVLAVLWCSMAQTLLLPSFIWSCERYRADVRTVWEQCVAIMSEEDGDDDGGCDDYADGRVCKVRFDANGAAGPGGRDPTQVKLLPGRHMLFPPLERVHYLQVPLSRRLSHDETNIFSTPRAPGSFLHKWSSSDDIRVLPAQSRALGGPPEYLGQRKRLEDEEEEEEAEGGGLASLRQFLEGGVLGSGGGPPRGPGFFREEITTFIDETPLPSPTASPGPSPRRPRPLGVSPRRLSLGSPDSRVVGLPLGLSAGRRCSLTGGEGSARAWGGSWDPGNPIFPQLTL; encoded by the exons ATGGCGGCCGTGCCCCTCACCACCTTCGCTGTGGTGCAGCTCCGGCGCCAGGCCTCCTCCGACTATGACTGGAACGAGAGCATCTGCAAGGTCTTTGTGTCCACCTACTACACGCTGGCCCTGGCCACCTGCTTCACCGTCGCCTCGCTCTCCTACCACCGCATGTGGATGGTGCGTTGGCCCGTCAACTACCGCCTCAGCAACGCCAAGAAGCAGGCGCTGCACGCGGTCCTGGGCATCTGGATGGTCAGCTTCATCCTCTCCACACTGCCCTCCATTGGCTGGCACAACAACGGCGAGCGCTACTACGCCCGCGGCTGCCAGTTCATAGTCTCCAAGATCGGCCTCGGCTTTGGCGTCTGCTTCAGCCTCTTGCTACTTGGGGGCATTGTCATGGGGCTGGTCTGTGTGGCCATCACCTTCTACCAGACGCTGTGGGCCCGGCCCCGGAGGGCTCAACAGGCCCGGAGagcgggggccgggggcggggccaagGGGGGTGGGCCAGGGGGGTTGGGCACCCGGCCAGCCTTTGAGGTGCCGGCCATTGTGGTGGAAGATGCCCGAGGGAAGCGGCGGTCCTCGCTGGATGGGTCCGAGTCGGCCAAGACATCCCTGCAGGTCACCAACTTGGTCAGCGCCATCGTCTTTCTCTATGACTCACTCACAGGGGTGCCCATCTTG GTGGTGAGCTTCTTCTCCCTGAAGTCGGACTCGGCTCCCCCCTGGATGGTGCTGGCTGTGCTGTGGTGCTCCATGGCACAGACGCTGCTGCTGCCTTCCTTCATCTGGTCCTGCGAGCGCTACCGCGCCGACGTGCGCACGGTGTGGGAGCAGTGCGTGGCTATCATGTCCGAGGAGGATGGCGACGACG ATGGGGGCTGCGATGACTATGCAGATGGCCGAGTGTGCAAAGTTCGCTTTGATGCCAACGGGGCCGCGGGACCAGGGGGCAGGGACCCTACCCAAGTGAAGCTGCTTCCTGGAAGGCACATGCTCTTTCCCCCTCTTGAGAGGGTCCACTACTTACAG GTCCCTCTGTCCCGCCGCCTGTCCCACGATGAGACCAACATCTTCTCTACTCCTCGGGCACCTGGCTCCTTCCTGCACAAGTGGTCATCCTCTGATGACATCCGGGTCCTCCCAGCCCAGAGTCGGGCCCTAGGGGGCCCTCCTGAGTACCTGGGACAAAGAAAAAGgctggaggatgaggaggaggaggaggaggctgaagGTGGGGGGCTGGCCAGCCTTCGCCAATTCCTGGAGGGCGGGGTTCTGGGGTCAGGTGGGGGACCCCCACGGGGTCCAGGCTTCTTCCGAGAGGAGATCACCACCTTCATTGACGAGACACCTTTGCCTTCTCCGACGGCCTCGCCAGGGCCCTCTCCTCGCCGGCCCAGGCCGCTGGGAGTCTCACCCCGCCGACTCTCCCTTGGGTCCCCTGATAGCAGAGTCGTTGGACTTCCTTTGGGGCTAAGTGCAGGGCGACGCTGCTCCCTGACAGGAGGTGAGGGGAGTGCAAGAGCCTGGGGAGGATCTTGGGACCCAGGTAATCCCATCTTCCCTCAGCTGACCCTGTGA
- the GPR162 gene encoding probable G-protein coupled receptor 162 isoform X2, translating to MAVLGAARGTHILMAAVPLTTFAVVQLRRQASSDYDWNESICKVFVSTYYTLALATCFTVASLSYHRMWMVRWPVNYRLSNAKKQALHAVLGIWMVSFILSTLPSIGWHNNGERYYARGCQFIVSKIGLGFGVCFSLLLLGGIVMGLVCVAITFYQTLWARPRRAQQARRAGAGGGAKGGGPGGLGTRPAFEVPAIVVEDARGKRRSSLDGSESAKTSLQVTNLVSAIVFLYDSLTGVPILVVSFFSLKSDSAPPWMVLAVLWCSMAQTLLLPSFIWSCERYRADVRTVWEQCVAIMSEEDGDDDGGCDDYADGRVCKVRFDANGAAGPGGRDPTQVKLLPGRHMLFPPLERVHYLQVPLSRRLSHDETNIFSTPRAPGSFLHKWSSSDDIRVLPAQSRALGGPPEYLGQRKRLEDEEEEEEAEGGGLASLRQFLEGGVLGSGGGPPRGPGFFREEITTFIDETPLPSPTASPGPSPRRPRPLGVSPRRLSLGSPDSRVVGLPLGLSAGRRCSLTGGEGSARAWGGSWDPGNPIFPQLTL from the exons GCACGCACATCCTCATGGCGGCCGTGCCCCTCACCACCTTCGCTGTGGTGCAGCTCCGGCGCCAGGCCTCCTCCGACTATGACTGGAACGAGAGCATCTGCAAGGTCTTTGTGTCCACCTACTACACGCTGGCCCTGGCCACCTGCTTCACCGTCGCCTCGCTCTCCTACCACCGCATGTGGATGGTGCGTTGGCCCGTCAACTACCGCCTCAGCAACGCCAAGAAGCAGGCGCTGCACGCGGTCCTGGGCATCTGGATGGTCAGCTTCATCCTCTCCACACTGCCCTCCATTGGCTGGCACAACAACGGCGAGCGCTACTACGCCCGCGGCTGCCAGTTCATAGTCTCCAAGATCGGCCTCGGCTTTGGCGTCTGCTTCAGCCTCTTGCTACTTGGGGGCATTGTCATGGGGCTGGTCTGTGTGGCCATCACCTTCTACCAGACGCTGTGGGCCCGGCCCCGGAGGGCTCAACAGGCCCGGAGagcgggggccgggggcggggccaagGGGGGTGGGCCAGGGGGGTTGGGCACCCGGCCAGCCTTTGAGGTGCCGGCCATTGTGGTGGAAGATGCCCGAGGGAAGCGGCGGTCCTCGCTGGATGGGTCCGAGTCGGCCAAGACATCCCTGCAGGTCACCAACTTGGTCAGCGCCATCGTCTTTCTCTATGACTCACTCACAGGGGTGCCCATCTTG GTGGTGAGCTTCTTCTCCCTGAAGTCGGACTCGGCTCCCCCCTGGATGGTGCTGGCTGTGCTGTGGTGCTCCATGGCACAGACGCTGCTGCTGCCTTCCTTCATCTGGTCCTGCGAGCGCTACCGCGCCGACGTGCGCACGGTGTGGGAGCAGTGCGTGGCTATCATGTCCGAGGAGGATGGCGACGACG ATGGGGGCTGCGATGACTATGCAGATGGCCGAGTGTGCAAAGTTCGCTTTGATGCCAACGGGGCCGCGGGACCAGGGGGCAGGGACCCTACCCAAGTGAAGCTGCTTCCTGGAAGGCACATGCTCTTTCCCCCTCTTGAGAGGGTCCACTACTTACAG GTCCCTCTGTCCCGCCGCCTGTCCCACGATGAGACCAACATCTTCTCTACTCCTCGGGCACCTGGCTCCTTCCTGCACAAGTGGTCATCCTCTGATGACATCCGGGTCCTCCCAGCCCAGAGTCGGGCCCTAGGGGGCCCTCCTGAGTACCTGGGACAAAGAAAAAGgctggaggatgaggaggaggaggaggaggctgaagGTGGGGGGCTGGCCAGCCTTCGCCAATTCCTGGAGGGCGGGGTTCTGGGGTCAGGTGGGGGACCCCCACGGGGTCCAGGCTTCTTCCGAGAGGAGATCACCACCTTCATTGACGAGACACCTTTGCCTTCTCCGACGGCCTCGCCAGGGCCCTCTCCTCGCCGGCCCAGGCCGCTGGGAGTCTCACCCCGCCGACTCTCCCTTGGGTCCCCTGATAGCAGAGTCGTTGGACTTCCTTTGGGGCTAAGTGCAGGGCGACGCTGCTCCCTGACAGGAGGTGAGGGGAGTGCAAGAGCCTGGGGAGGATCTTGGGACCCAGGTAATCCCATCTTCCCTCAGCTGACCCTGTGA